Within the Thalassoglobus sp. JC818 genome, the region CCCGGTCTTCTCTGCAAGATCTCAACGATTCCTGACGTTCAAGAATGGAATCACACACTCCATTTCTCTCATCACGAATTCCTGGTTGAGTTATGCATCAAGATCAGTTTGCAGCCCAATTGGCCGCTCGCCTCGAGCTTTCATTGCTGAAATTCAACGATGACTCTATCTGCAGACTCATCTTCGATGGAGAATTCGTCGTCGATGTCGAATGGGTCGACACATCTCAAATGCTGCACATGTACTCTGTCGTTCACTCCCGGGCGTCCGAGTTGGAACCCAAATATGTTCAGCTGTTGAAAGCCAACCTCTTTGGCCGGGAAACGAATGGATCCGCATTTTCGATTGACATCAATCGTGACGAAGTGTTGTTGATTCAATCGTTCCGTACGACGAACCTCGATATGGATGTGTTCATCAAGAGCCTTGAGCTGTTTGTCGATACGGTTTCTCACTGGAAGCATCTGCTGGGAAAATCGGAAATCGAAACCGAATACGAACCACAAGAGTCGAAACAGTCCGAGGAAGGGCTCATTCGCGTCTGATGAGTTCGAACTTAAGACTGAACGTTTCACGAACAACCTCAATCAACCGGTCACGTCTGACGGCCGACCGCTACAGCGACGCAGCTTCTACTGGCGCTCCTCACTCGAGGAAACGCTGACTTTCGACTCAAAAGCGATCATCAGCCTGGTTACTCCGTCCTGTGTTGGTACCTTCGCCAATGCTCGGCAGGTCGTCATCGAAGTTGTATCCACGCTCCCGATTCCGCGAAGAATGGTTAAAAGAAAACTCGCTCGTGTTAAACGGTTCAAACTCGATATCAAATCCGTCGCCTGAATTCCGTCGAGATGCGTTGTTCGAGATCAGCCCGGCATCAACGTCGCGAAAGTAGTATCCGTCATCGCCATTTCTCAGCGAGCGATTGTTTCTGACGACACCTTCGTCGAGCCCAAGGATCACAAACCCGTCAATCTCATTTTCGAACGCTTTGTTGTTTGCCAGTGTGCCTCCATCAAGTGATTCGATGAAGAACCCGGCGAGGTTCTCGCCAGCCGAATTTCCGAAGAGTTCTCCTCCATCGAAATCGATGATCTCGAATCCGAATTCGTCATTTCCGATGGCGAGATTCTCGGATGCAATTCCACCGTACATTTCATCGAAGTCGAATCCATCGTCGAGATTGCCTCGAGCAATGTTTTGCGTCATGACTCCATCATAGAATTCATCGACGTCGAATCCGTCATCGTCGTTTTCGCTAGCGACGTTGCGTACGATTAAGCCACCTTCGAGAGTGTCAATCGCAATTCCATTCGATCCATTCTGGTGAGCTTGATTGTTGAAAACCGTTCCTGCAGACACCACTTGAAACGACAATCCATCCTCGCCATTTCGATGAAGAGTATTATTGGAGATATTTCCACCGTGAAATCGCTGAACGGCAATTCCAAATTCATCATTTTCAGAGACATCATTGCCAACAACGTCTGCGACAACATCGCCGAGCAACAGAATCCCAGCTTCATTTGATCTCAAGATGTTATCCTGAATCAGAACATCTTGCGGAGATTCCCCGTAGATGGCGAAAGGTCCGCCAACCAGATTCAGACCAATGATTGCAGATCGATCTGCGACGTAGAAAATGGCTTCCTCTCCGAATCCAGAATACCGAACCGTCGGCCGCTCACCCGGTGCATAAAAAACTGCTCTTGCTCCGGTTTCGCAACCATACACCTGCAAACGTGCCTGTCCTCCCATGACAACCTGTCCATCATTGAGGACGGTTTCAGTCGTCGTCTCGAATTCTCCGAGTGAGCCATCAAGGATAACAACACTGTCCTCTCCAGCCTCCTCAATACGATTCGTGATGTCATCGTCGGCGGTTAACACGATCACCGAATCGACTAATCGATCTGTTCTTGAAAACTTGGCTGGCTCCGGGGCACCATAGCTTCCACGATTTGTGACGATCTCCACATTTCTGACAATTGGATCGAGCATCCTCCGACTTAAGCCAGACGTTCGTTCACGACAATCGTCCTTTCGAAGATCGAGCGAGATGCGAAGATTGACCGACGCTGTTCCGACTGATCCACGCACGTCGTCGTAATCGTACTGGCCACCAAACACGAATCGTGAACCGAAGCCGAGACATGGGAGATCGTAAACTCTTAACTCGGTCCGTAAACGTGGACCAGTCATGTTATCGAAGCCGAATGTATCGTTCTCGAAGTGAAACATTCCTGCTGCGGCCCACAGTTCAACGTCGCCGACCGGAACTGTTGGGGCACCTCCAGTCCACAAGAGTCTCCGCTCTGCCTCAACATTCATTCCCCAATAGGCCGCTTCAAGTCCAGCTCGGACAAACAAATCTTCATCAGCGAGAAATGTCGTACTTTCTCCGGCAGCAGAACGAGAACCAGTTTGAGGAAGGTATCCGTTAGCTCTGACCCCCCAGTCAACCGACAGTAGCTCGGCACCAATTCCCGCCTGGTGAAAAGTGTTACTCTCCGAAGTGTTCAAGACATCATAGAAGGTATTGAAGCCGAGAATGCGTTGACTCGACACCATCGTTCGGCACGCCAGGCCAAAGCTGCCGCCTTGAAATGAATTTTCAGCGACCAGGCCGCGAAGGTCAGTGAAGAGAAGAGTTTGATCGTCCTGCCAAAGAGGAACAACAGGCCCACCACGGCCAGTCAAACGTTCGGACGACCATCGTGTTTCACCTTCCACATACGGATTCCAGCGATCACTCGCGGTGGTGCTGCTTGCCACGGAAGCGCAAGCCAACAGGGTGATCACAAGCTTCTGGAATCCATTCATCGTCGTCCTCCTGACCTTTAGCGAAGTCGCTCTTGCGAGCCGACCTCGACGTTTTCCTGGAAGACATTCTCCTCGCCAGCGGCGCTCCAAGTCCTGAAACGCGGTGTCTCCCGTGTCTAAGAACGCAGTTTGAAGTCAAAAGCGACACTCGCGCAGCCAATCTTTTGAAACCTCGCAACCGAGTATCCGGTTGTAACAATTATTCCGAATTCTCAGGCAGAGCTGAGTGTCGAACAGCCGTCCCAACGCTAAAGCTCTGATGATGCGCAGTTCGAATTCCAAGAACACGACGCGGGCACGCGATCGGCTCTCTGTAGAATTTCTGACAGTCACTTGGCTGCTCGAAAGACATTGGCGTTCAGAAGTCTTCGCAGATCGCGTACATGATAATTATGACATTTCCCACACTGCTGAGACCGGGAGGCGGTGTTGTGACATGTGATACACGTTGCCTTCGAGATCGCCTTCAATCCGCTGGAGCATCCAAGCTGCACCTGTTCACAATCGTTCCAGATCGAAGCAAAATCCTGTTTCTGCTGTCCAAGCATTAGCGTGTCTTGGCTATCCAGCACGTGACAATTCAGACAGGATGTCTCGTTGGACGTGATAAGGTGCGGAGCGTGCGCGAACTTTGTCAGTCCGAGTTTTGTGGATGATCCATTCGAGCCCCAGTCAATCGCTAATTGGCCACTTTGATCTCGTGCTACGACATGGCACGAAAGGCATCGCCCGGATGAAACTGGTCCGATGAGCGGCTCATTTCCTGAAGCTGTTGGATTCGCCAGAAGCGTCGTCAATTCCAAAATAGGATCGTCGGCAGATAGCGGCGTGTTTTGATTTGATCGCCTAATAAGAAGCTCCAGCCAATTCTTAACCAGCGGATCGGCATGTCCAATCGGTCGGTAGCGGACCGATTGATCATCGTGCTCGAGATACCATCCACCGCCGAATTCCGAAACCGGTGGGGATTGGTATTTCACCGAGTTCGCATTGCTCGCCTGGATCTGATCACTATCTTGGTCTGCTGAAGACATCCAGACATGCTTAGCTTCAATCAAACTAGGGACGATCGACGGCTCAAAACTCCCAAAGGCTGCAAACCTTTCACCAAGCTGGTCATCAATTGCTCGTTGACCATTCCTCGAAACATCGTCGAGAAACTCTCGCACCCCGTAAACGCGCGCAACCTCACCGTCTGGCGAATCCACATTCTCAAGCCGGCGGTCCGATGCGAAAAGCATTCTCATGAATGCTGGAAATTCAGTGAAACTCGCTTCTGAAATTGACTGGTTGCCAGCTTGATCCGCAATTGTGAAGAACGGGATTCCAGGAAAGTCTCGATCCGCAATGTTGCGTCCATGACAATCTTTGCACATGGCCTCAAAACCGAGAGTTTGCATCGCCTCGCCGCTTCCATCTGGAACATGGCAGTCGGAACAGGACGTCGGCGAAATTGCCCCTGGCATTAGACGGTTGGAATCATCAAGGAAGTATCTATCAATGTGGTTCGCATGATTGAAATTCAACCGGCTGCTTGCATTCAATCCATAGTCAAAGAATTCAGGATGTCCCTTCTCGAAGCTGTGAAACTGCAGCGAATGGCATGTTTGACATCGCGAGTCCGAAAGTTGCATCAAGTCATGTGAACTCCCGTGATGTTCGCTGTGACAACTACTGCAGGACAACTCACTGCTGTTCGATTTATCGAGCGAATTTGAAGCGAAAAGTGTAATCCACGGAACATCCTGACGTTGATCACTCACATCCCGTGCAAGTTTTTCTCGCTCAGAGACGCTTAACCCATGTGCGAGAAGAGCACTCTCTCCGAGTTCTTGATGACACTTGAGACAACGCATGGAATCGAATTTGGAGAGATTTTTAACGGTGACAAAAGCTGTCCAGTCCCCATCGGCTGCGACATGACAATTCGAGCACTTCAGCCCTGCGGAATGATGAGCTTCGCTAAGAGCCCCGGGCGAGATGGCGTCACTTGACTCCCCACTCCAGAGAAAGAGGCATCCAGCAAGACAAAGTGCGACAAACGAAATCGTGATCAGCTTCCTGGTGTATCTCAGGCTGCGTCTCGGTTTGCATGCTTCAAAATTCGATGTGCAGTTCCCATTTGAGTCCCGTTTTTCTCTTGAAGACGTAGCTAAACCACCGCATCGTCCAGTCTGACTCGGACCAACTTCGCATGGTTTTCCTTCACAGAGCCTTCCACAGACCCAATCATGCGAAGGATGTTCATAATTGCTGAACTTCCAGCCAAATTTTTGAAGCGGTTTGGACATCAATGGATTACGATGAGCGTCGAAAAAAAATGAAGAGCGTTTGCTATGTAAAGGCCAGAACAAGCAGCGCGTGAAAGACTGCCAGAACCACTAATCCCCAGGCCAAGGGAATATGGATGAACAACCAGAGCTTGAGTGCCCCTTGCAAGGTGTAATGATTGTCAAGCTCGTTCTTGACGCGGATGAGTTCCAGAATTCGATTGAGGCGAGGCGACTCTTCTTCAGAAAGGTACGAACGATACTCGCCGACGCGGTTGCACAATAAAGCAACAGGACGTTGGGAATCGACAAGATGCCACAGCAGATTTCGTGGCTTCTCGAAGAAGTTCTGCAACAAATCAGTGTACAAATCGAGGAAAGCAGACTCTTGAGAATGAGTGCTATCTTCGCGAACAATATCTATGACTTCTTGATTAAGCCGATGCCGATAGCCTGCGATCCTTTCGAAAATGACCTCCTCTCGTCGGTTAGCCAGTCGTTTAGGAAACCAACGCGTCATCAGCAGCCCGATCACTCCGCTGGAAAAGGTCGCAACGTAAAGCGAAGCAAGAGTTGTTTCCACAACCCCATCAGGAATGCGAAAACGAGTGTGAATTCCGAACACAAACGCAGTGCACAGGCCGAGGTAAATGTGAACTTGCAGCCAACCGGATGATGTCCCGATGTAGCGACTGGAAACTCGCAAAAACAAGTTGCTCTTACGGAGTCCGTAAGCAGCGAGGACGACGATCATCGCAAAGAGCACCCAACCTGATAGAAACGCGGTGTGCACATGCGCAGCGACGGCAACTTCGTCGACGATGAACACTCCAATGATGACGACGAAGCAAATGAGTAACGAGCAAATTCTTCGAGAAGCGAGGGGCATCATTGCTTGAACCTCTTCTCCAGCTGTCGAAAGTCACTCATTTCGACGCGGTAGAGGGCATCGTGGGAACAGGCAGCTTGACATGCTGGGCCCCCCGATTGGTCGGCGCAAAGATCGCACTTCGTCGCTTGTTTGAGTGGAGATGACGATTTTTGGTCGACAATGACTCGACCACTTTGATCTGTCAGCGGAACCATTCGAATCGCATCGAACGGACAGTTATTGGCACATTGAGCACAGCCGATGCACGTCTCTTCATTGATAACGATGTGACCATTTTCAAGATGTCGATGAATCGCCCCTGTTGGACATTCCACCATGCAAACCGGGTCAAGGCAGTGCAGGCAAGCGTTGGCCATCATGTAGTTTTGGTAGATCGGTCCATGCCGAACAAATCGAGGGACATCGTCATGCGTCGCGGCACAAGCTCGAACACAGTCATCACAACGGACACAACGGTCAAGGTCAATGACCATTGTTGCCGTCCCTTGTACGTAATGATTTTTGACAAAGAAGTTAATCAAATTCTCTGGAACGCCATTCGACTTCGAGCACTTATCTAGTTTTCCGCTACTGGTAGTGCATTTTAGATTCTTTTCCGATGGACGTTGCGAAACAATCCTTTCAACTGCATTGGTCGGAATGAGAACTGCACTCAGGAAGCTAATTGCCCGCAATGACGACCGGTATGGGACTGCAAGCTCCCGACCAGCTCCCTCAACAATTTCTTCGAGCCCGAAAGATTGCCCAGCAGTCAGATATCCAATCGTGCGATGTCCGTGATAGTGCCTCACAGTCATACGTGCGAGCCCGCTGCGGACGATCAATGCCTGATTTGGATAGTGTCCCTCTTCGAAGATCAGAGCTTCGGTCTCGAAATTGTTTTCGTAGCCCTCGCGAGCCAGTTCCTTGAAAGGCTTTGGTGAGTCGTATTCGCCGTAGGTGCGAAACTCGACCTGAGTTGCAAGCGCTTCAAGCTCGTTCTCATCGAGATCATGAAACATCGGATTATTTCTTAGGAACTCGTTTAAACCGTGTTCGCGGAAAGCATCTTCAATTTGTGTTTTGACGGCGGCATTCTTATCAAACCGCATTAAATCCCGAAGTCCCTGCCAGCGAATCTCAAGTAGTTTAGCAGGCTCTTCTGCAAAGACTGTCGTCGTTCTAGGAGTTCGACCGAGCGCAGAGAGCTCACCAAACCACTGGCCCGGAGACAGAATCGACGTTCTATATTCATCAAGAACCGTTGGCAGATCTTGGATGAAAGTACGAGTTTGACTCCCATGTTGCCGCGAAGAGATTTGTACCTCCGGCGATGGAGAGTCACCATACTCTGGCTTGTTCCATAAGCGAGCGATGGATGAAAGAAACGTTTTATGGACCGGTTGCTTTCGACCGAGTGTCTCAGGAGGCAGAGATCGCCCGGGACGTTCAATCTCTGCTCGAAGTTGACCGCTTAAAACAAAAAAAGCTGAGTTACCCCAATCTCCGCTTCGAACAACCAGATCGCCCGGTTCGTATCTTTGGATTCGAGTATCGTTGCTCAGAATGTCGCGTAGAGACAGAGATTTTCGAAATCCAGCTTCGTCCATATTACAGAACGGCTCAAACTGAAGAATTCTCAGAATGCATGAGGGATCGATTCCGCCTGCGCCGGATAGTTCATTGCAAAACGGGTGATCCCAACGCTTAGGCCTCGAGGAAGCATGAACCTGCGGCATGACGATTAATCCGTTGTACCCAACTTATTGATGACTAGTTGGAAAGACTTTCAGAGTACTTTGCCGAGTAGTGCGGACGGAGCAAGTTGAGAAGTGTGTCCAAAGTCTGCATTGCGTGTCCGTCGTGTTGCTCCGCGAACGATCGAGTGAGTTCGGAGACTTGCTCGGATGCAGAGTGATATTGCGATTTGTCGGTCGGACCTGCGATGAACAGCGTTCCCAGCATTGGTGTGACGAGAGCTGATGCTGCCTGAGTTTCCGGTGTTCCACTCAGTGCATTGATCTGTGCCAGTTTTCCGTTTTGGGCAGCAATGGCTCCCCCAACTTGCGGGATGTAGGCCGTATTCGTTGCATTGGATCGCTGCTCGAATGTCGCAGCGAGTTGAGCCATTGCCCCGACCACGAATTTCATTCGATTTCGGGCCGCAGGCGTTGAATGGTGCGTTTCCATCCAAAGGCTCGGAGCGAGAGCATTTGTTTCCGGATCCAGCAAGAAATTGTGCCGAATCTCACCACTTGACCAAGACGACAGTTCGAATGCGCTCGCAGATTTGTGCCCAGCCAGAACGAGTATTTCATTGTTGATAAGATGGCAACCAAGACAGTTTTGACCGAGTTCAACGAGCATCTCAGAGCGGATCATTCCGGCACTCTTAGATTGCTCAATCCGCTGAACTCGATGTTCTTCCGTCTCTTTTTTGCGGTCTGAGCGAAGGTTGGCGAGTGTGCTGAAGGTTTGGCCGTTGAAATATTCTCCGTGCGGCTTCAGCCAGTCCTTCGCTCCGCCATGACAAGATTCGCACGAGACACCTGAGACCACCACTGGATTGGAATCGACAATTGATTTGGTCCCATGACAGTCTGCGCAGACAGACGTTGACATGAGAGTTTGAGGGTCAATTCTAAGTGCATCGACGTACTTTTTTGAATTCCCAGAGTATTTGAGACGATCAACAGAGCGGAAATGAGTGGTCTTCTGCCACTGCTCAAACTCGGAAGGATGACACTTCGCGCAATTCGCTTCCTCGACGCCGACAACTTGCATCGGATCGCACAAGATCTCGTCAGCGAAGACATTCAGGTTCGATAGAGCCAATGCGAATGTAAAGAATAAGAAAACGGTCCGAAAGTGGATTATGAGCTTGTGATCAGGCACTATTTTAATCCCCAAATTAGTTGTACAGCTGGAACGCAATTCACCACACAATCTGCGAGTCATTACAAGAGAACTCAGATTACTTCACACCATCGCCGGCAGAGCGGTACCTATCTATGAAATGTTGTGAATAGTGTGGCTGCAATAGGACCAACAAAGCATCGACTCCCGATAGTTCTGATCCGTCATGATCCTTGAGGAATTGCTTCGTCACTTTTGAAATGTCGTCTGCGACAAGTGAGTACTTCTGTGCGTCATCGGGTAACGGAACGAATAGGGTTGCCATTAAGGAATTCACAGCAGACGTCACTTCAGCCAAGTCAGCTGTGGGTGCAACTCCGCTGATCTGCGAGACTTTTCCGTTGGCTGCGGCAATCATGCCGCCAATCTGAGGGACCAATACCGGATTCGTGGTCGCCGCTCGAGCTCTCAATCCCATCTCGAGTTGAACGAGGGCTCCAACGACAAACTTCAATCGACGACGGTTCTGAACAGAATTACCCGTCGTCTCCAACCAAAGACTTGGAGCGTCGGCGTTGACGTCGCGATTCATGAAAAAGTTATGTCGAACTTCGCCGTCTGACCATGAGACGAAGTCGAACGCACTAGCAAGTCTATGACCGGCAGCCACTAAGTCTTCGTTGTTTACAAGATGACAGCGATAACAGGCTTTTGCCAAGTCGTACAAGTTGTCGGAGCGAATCATCCCCGCTTTATTACATTCTTTCAGACGCTCTGCACGATGCTCTGCTGTTTCTAATGTGCGAGGAATGACGCGATCAGCATCGTAAGACTGATGGCGATTCAGCCAGCCGTTTTCTCCGCCCGCAGGACCGTGACACTTCTCGCATGAAATCCCGCCAAGCACCACAACTTGGTCTCGGCGAATCGCCTGCGTCCCATGACATGATGCACACACCGATGTCGTGGCAAGTTCCTGATGATCGATATTCAGCGCGGCAACATACTTCTGCGTATTTGCATCTTTCGCGAACAGCCTCAAGTCGGCAGAACGGAAATGTGTCGATTTCATCCAAGCCGCAACTTCTGATGGATGGCACTTCTTGCAGTCACCTCGACTCACTCCGATCGTCCGTACCCATTCCGCAAGCATAGACTCTTCAGAGTTTTCAGTGGGAAGCGTTTGTGCATCGCAGACGACTGAAAATAACATCACGTAGATCAGTACGATCGTGAGTGACCGGAACGGGTGATGAAGCGACTCATCGAGGATTCGCATGGGACGATCTCATTCAATCCAAACCGATGAGTTCTGACTCGTTCGAAACTATGAGTCAGATACAGTTATGCGTTCAGCACAAGATCACCGACCGGTTTGGCGATACACGGCAGACAGGAGTTGTCGAGACTCTCAGAACGCATCTCATCGTCGTACCTTACACAGCCTTTCAAAATTCCGACTCGACATGCACCACAATCGCCAGACCGGCAGACCGACTCCAATTCGACGCTGTTCCTTTCTGCGAGATCTAACAGTGAATCAGCTTGTGAATTCCACAGCACAGTCTTCTTCGATCGTTGGAACGTGACGGTTTTGCCACCTGTGCTTGTTGCAGACGCTGTTTCCGGAGGATTGTTCACCGAATCTAATTCCGGCTGAGACGAAGGCGGACGCTGTCGATTTCCAAACCCTTCAATGTGGATCATTTCGTCAGGCACATTGAATTCTTTAAGTTGCTCGCTGAGAGATTGTGTCATCGCCAATGACCCACAGATCATGAATTCTGAGCCAGCGGGATCGACCCACCGGGACACCGAAGCAATACTGATTCTCTCGCTGCCGTCGTAGTCGACTCCGAGCGAATCCGTCCGATCAGGCGCAGTGTAAATCGTAAGGACTTTGAGATTTGGGCAAAGTCTCTCCAGCTTTCGAAGTTCCTGTCTAGCAACATGCTCGCGACCATTTTTCATGGAATAGACAAGTACTGCCTTTCGATCTGGTTCGTTTTTTATCCTATCTGCCATGCTCAAGAACGGCGTGATTCCAATCCCGCCTGCTATGAGGACCAACGGCTTTTCGGTTGAAGTCGACGCGACAAACTTCCCGCTTGGCGCAGAGACATCCAAAGTCGCTCCAACGTGAATCTGTTCTTGAATGAAAGTCGTTGCCAATCCATCCGGAAGAACCTTCAAGGTGATCCGATAGAATTCAGAAGAAGGGCTCGCAGAGAGCGAGTAACACCGCTTCACAGATTTCTTGTGTCCCGGGATATGCAGT harbors:
- a CDS encoding right-handed parallel beta-helix repeat-containing protein — encoded protein: MNGFQKLVITLLACASVASSTTASDRWNPYVEGETRWSSERLTGRGGPVVPLWQDDQTLLFTDLRGLVAENSFQGGSFGLACRTMVSSQRILGFNTFYDVLNTSESNTFHQAGIGAELLSVDWGVRANGYLPQTGSRSAAGESTTFLADEDLFVRAGLEAAYWGMNVEAERRLLWTGGAPTVPVGDVELWAAAGMFHFENDTFGFDNMTGPRLRTELRVYDLPCLGFGSRFVFGGQYDYDDVRGSVGTASVNLRISLDLRKDDCRERTSGLSRRMLDPIVRNVEIVTNRGSYGAPEPAKFSRTDRLVDSVIVLTADDDITNRIEEAGEDSVVILDGSLGEFETTTETVLNDGQVVMGGQARLQVYGCETGARAVFYAPGERPTVRYSGFGEEAIFYVADRSAIIGLNLVGGPFAIYGESPQDVLIQDNILRSNEAGILLLGDVVADVVGNDVSENDEFGIAVQRFHGGNISNNTLHRNGEDGLSFQVVSAGTVFNNQAHQNGSNGIAIDTLEGGLIVRNVASENDDDGFDVDEFYDGVMTQNIARGNLDDGFDFDEMYGGIASENLAIGNDEFGFEIIDFDGGELFGNSAGENLAGFFIESLDGGTLANNKAFENEIDGFVILGLDEGVVRNNRSLRNGDDGYYFRDVDAGLISNNASRRNSGDGFDIEFEPFNTSEFSFNHSSRNRERGYNFDDDLPSIGEGTNTGRSNQADDRF
- a CDS encoding FAD-binding oxidoreductase; this encodes MLILSILMSATAIAKITSLVWQARSKNALNLPGRTHAIQEALKGDSPMEKSIAWMGFRTFIVSKRVQESENVISLHLVPQDGKALPMFEPGQYIMLRLHIPGHKKSVKRCYSLSASPSSEFYRITLKVLPDGLATTFIQEQIHVGATLDVSAPSGKFVASTSTEKPLVLIAGGIGITPFLSMADRIKNEPDRKAVLVYSMKNGREHVARQELRKLERLCPNLKVLTIYTAPDRTDSLGVDYDGSERISIASVSRWVDPAGSEFMICGSLAMTQSLSEQLKEFNVPDEMIHIEGFGNRQRPPSSQPELDSVNNPPETASATSTGGKTVTFQRSKKTVLWNSQADSLLDLAERNSVELESVCRSGDCGACRVGILKGCVRYDDEMRSESLDNSCLPCIAKPVGDLVLNA
- a CDS encoding cyclic nucleotide-binding domain-containing protein; this encodes MPQVHASSRPKRWDHPFCNELSGAGGIDPSCILRILQFEPFCNMDEAGFRKSLSLRDILSNDTRIQRYEPGDLVVRSGDWGNSAFFVLSGQLRAEIERPGRSLPPETLGRKQPVHKTFLSSIARLWNKPEYGDSPSPEVQISSRQHGSQTRTFIQDLPTVLDEYRTSILSPGQWFGELSALGRTPRTTTVFAEEPAKLLEIRWQGLRDLMRFDKNAAVKTQIEDAFREHGLNEFLRNNPMFHDLDENELEALATQVEFRTYGEYDSPKPFKELAREGYENNFETEALIFEEGHYPNQALIVRSGLARMTVRHYHGHRTIGYLTAGQSFGLEEIVEGAGRELAVPYRSSLRAISFLSAVLIPTNAVERIVSQRPSEKNLKCTTSSGKLDKCSKSNGVPENLINFFVKNHYVQGTATMVIDLDRCVRCDDCVRACAATHDDVPRFVRHGPIYQNYMMANACLHCLDPVCMVECPTGAIHRHLENGHIVINEETCIGCAQCANNCPFDAIRMVPLTDQSGRVIVDQKSSSPLKQATKCDLCADQSGGPACQAACSHDALYRVEMSDFRQLEKRFKQ
- a CDS encoding type III secretion system chaperone produces the protein MHQDQFAAQLAARLELSLLKFNDDSICRLIFDGEFVVDVEWVDTSQMLHMYSVVHSRASELEPKYVQLLKANLFGRETNGSAFSIDINRDEVLLIQSFRTTNLDMDVFIKSLELFVDTVSHWKHLLGKSEIETEYEPQESKQSEEGLIRV
- a CDS encoding multiheme c-type cytochrome — protein: MRILDESLHHPFRSLTIVLIYVMLFSVVCDAQTLPTENSEESMLAEWVRTIGVSRGDCKKCHPSEVAAWMKSTHFRSADLRLFAKDANTQKYVAALNIDHQELATTSVCASCHGTQAIRRDQVVVLGGISCEKCHGPAGGENGWLNRHQSYDADRVIPRTLETAEHRAERLKECNKAGMIRSDNLYDLAKACYRCHLVNNEDLVAAGHRLASAFDFVSWSDGEVRHNFFMNRDVNADAPSLWLETTGNSVQNRRRLKFVVGALVQLEMGLRARAATTNPVLVPQIGGMIAAANGKVSQISGVAPTADLAEVTSAVNSLMATLFVPLPDDAQKYSLVADDISKVTKQFLKDHDGSELSGVDALLVLLQPHYSQHFIDRYRSAGDGVK